In Marivirga salinae, a single window of DNA contains:
- a CDS encoding ABC transporter substrate-binding protein codes for MPELKDQISNLIEFDSYPKRIISLVPSITEYLYDLGLEKEVVGITKFCVHPSNWREEKEIIGGTKQQHLDKIKDLKPDLIIASKEENVKHYVEKLSKICPVYVSDVNGFDTALEMMNDIGELTGMSEKTKEINQNIRQKFDSIKKPNSNIKIAYCIWKSPWMWAGNDTFISKMLAYSGFKNIITENRYPEIGISEIVKDNPDYIFLSSEPFPFQEKHIEELKAEFPKANFIIVDGEMFSWYGSRMLKAPEYFNSLLDQLKTE; via the coding sequence ATGCCTGAATTAAAAGACCAAATCAGTAATCTGATAGAATTTGATTCTTACCCTAAAAGAATAATAAGTTTAGTTCCTTCCATTACGGAGTATTTATATGATTTAGGTTTGGAAAAGGAGGTTGTAGGCATTACTAAATTTTGTGTTCACCCATCTAATTGGAGAGAAGAGAAAGAAATTATTGGAGGAACTAAACAACAGCATTTAGATAAAATTAAAGATTTAAAGCCTGATTTGATCATTGCAAGTAAAGAGGAAAATGTAAAGCATTATGTAGAAAAGTTGTCAAAAATCTGTCCTGTATATGTATCTGATGTCAATGGTTTTGATACTGCTTTAGAAATGATGAATGATATTGGGGAGTTGACAGGAATGTCTGAAAAAACTAAGGAAATCAATCAAAATATACGACAGAAATTTGATTCAATAAAGAAACCTAATTCGAATATCAAAATAGCCTATTGCATTTGGAAAAGCCCTTGGATGTGGGCTGGGAATGATACTTTTATTTCCAAAATGCTAGCTTACTCTGGCTTTAAAAATATAATTACAGAAAATCGATACCCTGAAATTGGAATAAGTGAAATTGTTAAAGATAATCCTGATTATATATTCCTATCTTCTGAGCCTTTCCCATTTCAAGAAAAACATATTGAAGAACTAAAAGCAGAATTTCCTAAAGCCAACTTTATTATAGTTGATGGCGAAATGTTCAGCTGGTATGGTAGCAGAATGTTAAAAGCTCCTGAGTATTTCAACTCATTGCTCGATCAACTCAAAACCGAATGA
- the aroB gene encoding 3-dehydroquinate synthase gives MSKVYFKDLSYIKELLASVEHSQLFILADENSKGHCYPLIKDYLEYHQVIEISSGEKHKTLDSCNLIWNALTNATADRKALLINLGGGVITDMGGFCAGTYKRGIRFINIPTTLLSQVDASVGAKTGIDFNGYKNHIGLFCEAEAVLVNPTFHQTLPQEQLVSGYAEMLKHGLIADQKHWQDCLENGYGKFSNELIQQSVKIKEKVVEADPTEKGLRKILNFGHTIGHAIETHLLNTENELLHGEAIGLGMIAEAFISRSKGLLSDQEYQIIIKELGRIYNSSKIEKASYVEIKRLCKQDKKNQNGELNMSLLKNIGQAVYDIPVEEELIDEALNVIL, from the coding sequence ATGAGCAAAGTATATTTTAAGGATTTAAGTTATATAAAAGAGCTATTAGCCTCTGTTGAGCACTCACAGTTATTCATTTTAGCGGATGAAAATAGCAAAGGACATTGCTATCCGCTGATTAAAGATTATTTGGAGTATCATCAAGTTATAGAAATTAGTTCTGGTGAAAAACACAAAACATTAGATAGCTGCAATTTGATTTGGAATGCATTAACTAATGCCACTGCAGACCGAAAAGCGCTTTTGATAAATTTAGGTGGTGGAGTGATTACTGATATGGGTGGGTTTTGTGCCGGAACTTATAAACGCGGTATTCGATTTATTAATATTCCTACAACATTGCTCTCCCAAGTTGATGCAAGTGTAGGTGCCAAAACAGGCATCGATTTTAATGGATATAAAAACCATATCGGACTATTTTGTGAAGCCGAAGCTGTATTGGTCAATCCCACTTTTCATCAAACTTTGCCACAAGAACAGTTGGTATCAGGATATGCTGAAATGTTAAAGCATGGTTTGATTGCAGATCAAAAACACTGGCAGGATTGTCTTGAAAATGGATATGGAAAGTTTAGCAATGAATTGATTCAGCAATCAGTCAAAATAAAAGAGAAAGTAGTGGAAGCCGATCCTACAGAAAAAGGATTGCGAAAGATCTTGAATTTTGGACATACAATCGGACATGCAATTGAAACTCATTTATTAAATACTGAAAATGAATTATTACATGGGGAAGCAATTGGTTTAGGAATGATTGCAGAAGCTTTTATTAGTAGATCAAAAGGATTACTAAGTGATCAAGAGTATCAGATTATAATAAAAGAATTAGGAAGAATTTATAATAGCTCAAAAATAGAAAAAGCCTCTTATGTGGAGATAAAAAGGCTTTGTAAACAAGATAAAAAGAATCAAAATGGTGAACTCAACATGAGCTTACTTAAAAATATTGGTCAAGCAGTCTATGATATTCCTGTTGAAGAGGAACTCATAGACGAGGCTTTAAACGTAATATTATAA
- a CDS encoding 3-phosphoshikimate 1-carboxyvinyltransferase: MNYFINQYKISTNQEICSIKLPSSKSESNRLLIMNALSDGKIAIDNLSSARDTQTLIRLLKNEKELDKFDVLDAGTAMRFLTAYFGVATKKEVVLTGTDRMQKRPIGILVNALKSIGAEISYENEEGYPPLRIKPFQKQISSEISIPGNISSQYISALLMIAPSLPQGLEINIEPPVFSKPYIDMTLGLMQLSGIQFAQNDDEIIIKPQSYQKSTQSVESDWSASSYWFSIIAQSEIGKKVLLKGLKSKSFQGDNVIKEISANFGVSYKFEKTGLLLEKISPSENSLLQLDFKKCPDLAQTVLPCAAALKIDLEMTGLESLRIKETDRISALQNELSKFNCKLTEPEKGIWKLDSSNFTPKEGIEIETYEDHRMAMGFAPLALKTGIQIKEIEVVNKSYPSFWKDLESFGFELIEQ, from the coding sequence TTGAATTATTTTATAAATCAATATAAAATTTCTACCAACCAAGAAATTTGTTCTATCAAACTACCTAGCTCAAAAAGTGAATCAAATCGCTTATTGATTATGAATGCTCTTTCTGATGGGAAAATTGCTATTGACAACTTATCAAGTGCAAGAGATACCCAAACTTTAATCAGGCTATTAAAAAATGAAAAAGAGCTGGATAAATTTGATGTCTTAGATGCTGGTACTGCTATGCGTTTTCTCACAGCTTATTTTGGAGTAGCTACCAAAAAAGAAGTTGTTTTGACGGGGACTGATCGCATGCAAAAGCGTCCAATAGGAATTCTTGTGAATGCTTTAAAATCAATTGGGGCTGAAATCAGTTATGAAAATGAAGAAGGATATCCACCCCTAAGAATAAAGCCTTTTCAAAAACAAATCAGCTCCGAGATATCCATTCCAGGTAATATCAGTAGCCAATATATCTCAGCTTTATTAATGATCGCACCTTCCCTACCTCAAGGACTAGAAATCAATATTGAACCACCTGTTTTTAGTAAGCCCTATATCGATATGACCTTAGGCTTAATGCAATTGTCTGGAATCCAATTTGCTCAAAATGATGACGAGATAATCATTAAGCCTCAAAGCTATCAGAAAAGTACACAAAGTGTGGAATCAGATTGGTCAGCCTCTAGCTATTGGTTTTCTATTATTGCACAATCGGAAATTGGCAAAAAGGTGCTTTTGAAGGGATTAAAATCCAAGAGTTTCCAAGGAGATAATGTCATTAAAGAAATATCAGCAAATTTTGGTGTAAGTTATAAATTTGAAAAGACTGGTCTACTGTTGGAGAAAATAAGTCCCTCTGAAAATAGTCTGTTACAGTTAGACTTTAAAAAATGTCCTGATTTAGCTCAGACCGTTTTGCCTTGTGCTGCAGCTCTAAAAATTGATTTGGAAATGACAGGCTTGGAGAGCTTAAGAATTAAGGAAACAGACAGGATTTCGGCTTTGCAAAATGAATTATCTAAATTCAATTGTAAACTTACAGAACCTGAAAAAGGAATTTGGAAATTAGACAGCTCAAATTTCACACCAAAAGAAGGAATTGAAATTGAAACTTATGAAGACCATAGAATGGCAATGGGATTTGCACCTTTAGCCTTAAAAACCGGAATCCAAATCAAAGAAATTGAGGTAGTGAATAAATCCTATCCAAGCTTTTGGAAGGATTTAGAATCATTCGGTTTTGAGTTGATCGAGCAATGA
- a CDS encoding chorismate mutase → MNTLKMKDWGLGLGKHVVIAGPCSVETEKQIDDLCNSFEREPQIGMFRGGVWKPRTRPGNFEGLGEEALPWLQKVKSRLQIPVCVEVANTNHVEAALKHDIDVLWIGARTTVNPFSVQEIADSLRGVDIPVMVKNPINPDLALWVGALERMYDVGINKLAAIHRGFADPYDKIYRNKPNWNLAMQLKLELPEIEIINDPSHIAGKSEMVQAVAQRALNFGMDGLMIETHPNPAEAWSDARQQLNPEQLLTLLKEISFRERIDFENQIPENLKEMRDSIDHIDQKLIDLLSDRFHLIDKVGAYKKAHELSVYQGGRWKDVLESRVKLGTEKDMSEKFMKNLLIAIHDESIKRQEKQIANKDVEPLTII, encoded by the coding sequence ATGAATACATTGAAAATGAAAGATTGGGGACTGGGTCTCGGAAAACATGTAGTCATCGCTGGGCCTTGCTCGGTAGAAACAGAAAAGCAAATTGATGACCTTTGCAACAGCTTTGAGCGCGAACCTCAAATCGGCATGTTCCGAGGAGGCGTTTGGAAACCACGTACACGCCCAGGAAATTTCGAAGGTTTAGGAGAAGAAGCTTTGCCTTGGCTCCAAAAAGTAAAAAGTAGATTACAAATTCCCGTTTGTGTGGAAGTGGCAAACACCAACCATGTGGAAGCTGCTTTAAAGCATGATATTGATGTGTTATGGATTGGAGCTAGAACTACAGTAAATCCATTCTCAGTGCAAGAAATTGCGGATTCATTGAGAGGAGTGGATATTCCCGTAATGGTAAAAAACCCAATTAATCCTGATTTAGCTTTATGGGTTGGGGCTTTGGAAAGAATGTATGATGTAGGCATCAATAAATTAGCGGCCATCCACAGAGGCTTTGCTGATCCTTATGATAAAATCTACAGAAATAAGCCAAATTGGAATTTGGCAATGCAATTGAAACTGGAATTACCTGAAATTGAAATTATTAATGACCCTAGCCACATAGCTGGAAAATCAGAAATGGTGCAAGCGGTAGCACAACGAGCTCTTAATTTCGGAATGGATGGATTGATGATAGAAACTCATCCAAATCCCGCTGAAGCTTGGTCTGATGCTCGTCAACAGTTAAATCCTGAGCAGCTATTGACTTTACTGAAAGAAATCTCTTTCCGTGAACGCATCGATTTTGAAAATCAAATTCCTGAAAATTTGAAAGAAATGCGTGATTCAATCGATCATATTGATCAAAAACTAATAGATTTACTTTCTGATCGCTTCCATTTGATAGACAAAGTGGGTGCTTATAAAAAAGCCCATGAATTATCAGTTTACCAAGGAGGAAGATGGAAAGATGTATTGGAAAGCAGAGTTAAATTGGGCACAGAAAAAGATATGAGCGAAAAATTTATGAAAAATTTGCTAATAGCCATACATGACGAATCCATCAAAAGACAGGAAAAGCAAATTGCCAACAAGGATGTTGAACCTTTAACCATTATATGA
- a CDS encoding YfiR family protein: protein MKRISRVLLVIAIMVFGFNLKSGDRPMHEIHSMLMFNFIKYVEWPTDAKAGNFVIAVVGDEDVASTIQNFYTNRTVKGQTVKVVNVDDVSAVNNAHVLYISSNKSREFDEAKEKFAGKSTLMITDKSGLGKKGSCINFQEINGKLKFEINQASIKGNNLKVSTQLSSMGILI, encoded by the coding sequence ATGAAAAGAATCAGTAGAGTATTATTAGTTATTGCAATAATGGTTTTTGGTTTTAACCTTAAATCGGGCGATAGACCTATGCATGAAATCCATTCTATGCTCATGTTTAATTTTATTAAATATGTAGAATGGCCAACTGATGCTAAAGCAGGCAATTTTGTTATTGCAGTGGTGGGTGATGAGGATGTGGCATCAACAATCCAAAACTTTTACACTAATAGGACTGTCAAAGGTCAAACCGTTAAAGTTGTAAATGTAGATGATGTGAGTGCCGTTAATAACGCGCATGTTCTTTACATATCAAGTAATAAAAGTAGAGAGTTTGACGAGGCCAAGGAAAAATTTGCAGGAAAATCAACTCTTATGATTACTGATAAAAGTGGTCTTGGCAAAAAAGGAAGTTGTATCAATTTCCAAGAGATTAACGGTAAATTGAAATTTGAAATTAATCAAGCATCTATAAAAGGAAATAACTTGAAAGTTTCAACTCAATTATCCAGCATGGGAATTTTGATTTAA
- a CDS encoding YfiR family protein: MKYTFKIFIIAFFVLIGFNSFNANAQRPMHEIHSMLIFNFIKYIEWPAETKSGDFVIAVYGDDDVYEQLSNLYGQRQVKGQNAEIINVSDVSSIKNAHIIYLASNKSRDFDAIIEKYDTKPTLIITDKSGLGKKGASINFREVGGKLKFEINQATFDNSNLKVSSQLVNMGITI, translated from the coding sequence ATGAAATATACTTTTAAAATATTCATTATCGCTTTCTTTGTGCTAATTGGTTTTAATTCTTTTAATGCTAATGCCCAAAGACCAATGCATGAAATCCATTCGATGCTAATATTTAATTTCATAAAATATATCGAATGGCCTGCCGAAACTAAATCTGGAGATTTTGTAATCGCAGTATATGGTGATGACGATGTGTATGAGCAATTGTCAAATTTGTATGGTCAAAGACAAGTAAAAGGACAAAATGCTGAAATTATTAATGTATCAGATGTTTCGTCAATAAAAAATGCACACATCATTTATTTAGCTTCAAATAAAAGTAGAGATTTTGATGCTATAATTGAAAAGTATGATACTAAACCAACTTTAATCATCACTGATAAATCAGGTTTAGGTAAGAAAGGTGCTTCTATTAACTTTAGAGAGGTTGGAGGTAAATTAAAATTTGAGATTAATCAAGCTACTTTTGACAATAGTAATCTGAAAGTATCAAGTCAATTGGTAAATATGGGTATTACTATTTAA
- a CDS encoding M42 family metallopeptidase, translating to MDKIAEDFLFKYLNNAAPTGFETSGQKLWLEYIKPYTDEFIQDNYGTVAAIINKDAPYKVVIEAHADEISWFVNYISDDGYIYVVRNGGSDHQIAPSKRVNIHTDKGIVKGVFGWPAIHVRNKENDIKPELKNIFIDVGADNKEEVEKMGIHVGCVITFDDELMYLKDKDYIVGRALDNRMGGFMIAEVARKIHENKDKIPFALYIVNSVQEEVGLKGAQMIAQQIKPDVAVITDVCHDTHSPLYNKIESGDQKSGKGPVLTYGPAVQNNLLKMLIELAEKGNIPFQRSAASRATGTDTDAFAYSNEGVPSALVSLPLKYMHTTVEMVHSKDVQSVIDLLHAFVVNLKDKHNFRYKLS from the coding sequence ATGGATAAGATAGCAGAGGATTTTCTTTTCAAATATTTAAATAATGCAGCACCAACCGGTTTTGAGACCAGCGGACAAAAGCTATGGTTGGAATATATTAAACCTTATACCGATGAATTCATACAGGATAATTATGGCACAGTAGCGGCTATAATTAATAAAGACGCTCCTTATAAAGTAGTGATAGAAGCTCATGCTGATGAAATTTCTTGGTTTGTGAATTATATTTCCGATGATGGATATATCTATGTTGTCCGAAATGGAGGTTCAGATCACCAAATTGCACCCTCAAAAAGGGTTAATATTCATACTGATAAAGGAATTGTTAAAGGAGTTTTCGGATGGCCTGCTATTCATGTTAGGAATAAGGAAAATGACATTAAGCCTGAATTGAAAAACATTTTCATAGATGTAGGTGCGGATAATAAAGAAGAAGTGGAGAAAATGGGAATCCATGTTGGCTGTGTCATCACCTTTGATGATGAATTGATGTATCTGAAGGATAAAGATTATATAGTAGGCAGAGCATTAGACAACAGAATGGGCGGATTTATGATTGCAGAAGTGGCTCGTAAAATCCATGAAAATAAAGATAAAATTCCGTTTGCTCTTTATATTGTAAATTCTGTTCAAGAAGAAGTTGGCTTAAAAGGGGCTCAAATGATAGCGCAACAAATCAAACCTGATGTAGCAGTTATTACGGATGTTTGCCATGATACGCATTCCCCTCTTTACAATAAAATTGAAAGCGGTGATCAAAAGTCCGGAAAAGGACCAGTTTTGACTTATGGTCCAGCAGTACAAAATAATTTATTGAAAATGCTGATAGAACTGGCTGAAAAAGGAAATATTCCATTCCAAAGATCAGCAGCAAGCCGGGCGACTGGTACAGATACGGATGCTTTTGCATACAGTAACGAGGGCGTTCCATCAGCTTTAGTATCACTTCCGCTCAAGTACATGCATACCACTGTAGAAATGGTACACAGCAAGGATGTACAATCGGTTATTGATTTATTACACGCATTCGTTGTTAACCTTAAAGACAAGCATAATTTTAGATACAAACTATCTTAA